A region of Microbacterium suwonense DNA encodes the following proteins:
- a CDS encoding ATP-binding protein codes for MSSSLSHPSATAVRPPGAALPPRPVLSRVRECLISGTAAGLARHLGAQVWQVRMLFIALTVLGGAGVLLYAWCWAFTPWERGESAPSRRAPVAWILLSVAVLLELVVLPQLGSGYIISIPLLDGFAYSYTSARLSIVALLGIVAVLVAAALWADLIDRGDPARGPRHAAVVRGVSVLLLVVQIVMLAHNPGFVFVPFAGLLAMFASALVHRWHELAGERVRRIREEQRSEMAAHLHDSVLQTLALIQNRAGASSEAARLARAQERELRAWLYDGDAPADSDLATDLRDYAGALELDYPVRIDVVSAGLSTERASGELAAAAREAMLNAARHAGDEVSVYIEGSASGVDVFVRDRGPGFDLDEVADDRLGVRQSIIGRMRRAGGSASVRSDENGTEVHLRIIGAAGENHD; via the coding sequence ATGTCCTCTTCCCTGTCGCATCCGTCAGCGACCGCGGTTCGCCCTCCGGGCGCGGCCCTGCCGCCGCGACCGGTGCTGTCGCGCGTGCGCGAATGCCTGATCTCCGGAACTGCTGCAGGTCTGGCCCGCCATCTCGGCGCACAGGTCTGGCAGGTGCGGATGCTGTTCATCGCCCTCACGGTGCTCGGCGGAGCGGGCGTCCTGCTGTACGCCTGGTGCTGGGCGTTCACGCCGTGGGAGCGGGGAGAGTCTGCGCCGTCGCGCCGGGCACCGGTGGCGTGGATCCTGCTCTCCGTCGCAGTGCTGCTGGAGCTGGTCGTGCTTCCGCAGTTGGGGAGCGGGTACATCATCAGCATCCCGCTGCTGGACGGATTCGCCTACAGCTACACGTCCGCGCGTCTCTCGATCGTCGCGCTGCTCGGCATCGTGGCTGTTCTCGTCGCCGCTGCACTGTGGGCGGACCTCATCGACCGCGGCGACCCGGCACGCGGGCCGCGTCATGCCGCCGTCGTGCGAGGGGTCTCGGTGCTCCTGCTCGTGGTGCAGATCGTGATGCTCGCGCACAACCCGGGGTTCGTGTTCGTGCCGTTCGCGGGTCTGCTGGCGATGTTCGCCTCGGCGCTCGTGCACCGCTGGCACGAGCTGGCGGGTGAGCGGGTGCGCCGCATCCGTGAGGAGCAGCGCAGCGAGATGGCCGCGCACCTGCACGACTCGGTGCTGCAGACGCTCGCCCTGATCCAGAACCGGGCCGGCGCCTCGAGCGAGGCTGCGCGTCTCGCCCGCGCGCAGGAGCGGGAGCTGCGGGCCTGGCTGTACGACGGCGACGCCCCGGCCGACAGCGATCTGGCCACCGACCTGCGCGACTACGCCGGCGCCCTGGAGCTGGACTATCCCGTGCGCATCGACGTCGTCTCGGCGGGACTGTCCACCGAGCGTGCCAGTGGGGAACTGGCTGCCGCAGCGCGCGAGGCGATGCTGAACGCCGCGCGCCATGCCGGCGACGAGGTCTCGGTGTACATCGAGGGATCGGCATCCGGCGTCGACGTGTTCGTCCGCGACCGCGGACCCGGCTTCGACCTCGACGAGGTGGCCGACGACCGGCTCGGCGTGCGCCAGTCGATCATCGGACGGATGCGGCGAGCCGGCGGGTCGGCGAGCGTGCGCAGCGACGAGAACGGCACTGAGGTGCATCTGCGGATCATCGGAGCAGCGGGAGAGAACCATGACTGA
- a CDS encoding LuxR C-terminal-related transcriptional regulator: MTDGIRVVIVDDHSIFRSGLRADLDTAVEVVGEAADVPSAIRVIGETQPDVVLLDVHLPGGPSTGPEAAGGEAVIRGSAPTGVRFLALSVSDAAEDVVRVIRAGARGYITKGSSGIEVSKAVQAVAEGDAVFSPRLAGFVLDAFGAVAGETAAVDDELDRLSAREQEVMRLIARGYAYKEVAAELFISIKTVETHVSAVLRKLQLSSRHELTVWASERRLL, encoded by the coding sequence ATGACTGACGGCATCCGTGTCGTGATCGTCGACGATCACTCGATCTTCCGGTCGGGCCTGCGCGCCGACCTCGACACGGCCGTCGAGGTCGTGGGCGAGGCGGCCGACGTTCCCTCAGCGATCCGGGTGATCGGCGAGACGCAGCCCGACGTCGTACTGCTCGACGTGCATCTGCCCGGTGGCCCGTCCACTGGTCCGGAGGCCGCCGGCGGTGAAGCCGTCATCCGGGGCAGTGCTCCCACCGGCGTGCGATTCCTGGCGCTGAGCGTCTCGGATGCCGCGGAGGATGTCGTGCGGGTGATCCGGGCAGGCGCCCGCGGATACATCACCAAGGGCTCGTCGGGCATCGAGGTCTCGAAGGCGGTGCAGGCGGTCGCCGAGGGCGATGCCGTGTTCTCACCGCGACTGGCCGGCTTCGTGCTGGACGCGTTCGGCGCGGTCGCCGGCGAGACCGCTGCGGTGGACGACGAACTCGACCGGCTCTCGGCGCGCGAGCAGGAGGTCATGCGCCTGATCGCTCGCGGCTACGCCTACAAGGAGGTCGCCGCCGAGCTGTTCATCTCGATCAAGACCGTGGAGACGCATGTCTCGGCAGTGCTGCGCAAACTGCAGCTCTCCTCCCGGCACGAGCTCACGGTATGGGCATCGGAGCGTCGCCTGCTCTGA
- a CDS encoding DapH/DapD/GlmU-related protein — protein sequence MGKNYIDIEDERGGTLRYRKHANGRGLVAHGAKVNPKALIEAGAYVEPGAKIGAGARIVRGAWVESDAVIGENAYIDAHAHVGQGAVIGADAHIGVRTEVGAGARIARGARIGDDETVAAGLRITTDRKGLWLAA from the coding sequence GTGGGCAAGAACTACATCGACATCGAGGACGAGCGGGGCGGAACGCTGCGGTATCGCAAGCACGCCAACGGCCGTGGCCTCGTCGCGCACGGCGCGAAGGTGAACCCCAAGGCGCTCATCGAAGCCGGGGCCTATGTCGAACCCGGGGCGAAGATCGGCGCCGGGGCGAGGATCGTCCGCGGCGCATGGGTCGAATCGGATGCTGTGATCGGCGAGAACGCGTACATCGACGCGCACGCGCATGTCGGGCAGGGCGCGGTGATCGGCGCAGACGCTCACATCGGCGTGCGCACCGAGGTCGGAGCGGGGGCCCGCATCGCCCGGGGCGCGCGTATCGGCGACGACGAGACCGTCGCTGCGGGACTGCGCATCACCACCGACCGGAAAGGGCTCTGGCTGGCGGCCTGA